GTCTTCTTGCCGCTGATCTGGCTGCCGCTGAAGCTGATCTTCCCCTCCGTCGGGGTGTAGATCCCGGTGATCAGGTTGAAGAGGGTGCTCTTTCCCGCGCCGTTCGGCCCGATGAGGGCCTGGATGCTCCCCTCCTCCACGGCGAGGTCGACCTTGTCGACCGCCACGAGGCCGCCGAAACGGATAGTCACTTTATCGAGGTTAAGTATTGTAGCCATACGGAAATCCCTGCTTGTTGATGTGACGGCCGGGGCCGCTTACAGCTCGTTGCGCTCCACGATGTGGGGGAGCGTCTCGTGCGCCTTGCGACCGAGGGCCCGCATGAGAAGGCCGGTGAAGTTCACGCCCCCGAGAAGGCCGTTGGGGCGGAACACCATGAGGCAGACAAGGAGCGCGCCGTAGACGAGCATCCGGTACTGGGACATGAAGCGGAGGAACTCCGGCGCTGCGGTCAGGATCGCGGCGCCAAAGACGGTGCCGGGGATCGACCCGAGGCCGCCGAGGACCACCATGCTCAGAATGTCGACCGATTTCAGGAAGCCGAAGTCGGAGGGGTTGATGTAGCTCAGGAAGTGCGCATAGAGCGCCCCGCCGATCCCGGCGAGGAAGGTACCGATGGCAAAGGACTGCACCTTGTAGCGCGGCAGGTTGATCCCCATCGCCTCGGCGGCGATCTCGTCCTCGCGTATCGCCTTCAGCGCCCTGCCGAAACGGGAGGACTGCAGGAAGGTCACGAAGATGATGGCGAGGATCGCCACCACCCAGACTAAGATCGGCATCGGGATCACGGTCTTCGCAGGGAGGACCTGCAAGCCGAGCGCCTTGTTGGTGATATCGAGGTTCAGGAAGACGACCTTCACGATCTCGGCAAACCCGAGGGTGCAGATCGCGAGGTAATCGCCGGTGAGACGCAGGATCGGAAATCCGATCATGACGCCGATCAGTGCGGTAAAGAGGCCGGACATCACCAGGTTCAGCTCGAAGGGGAGCCCCAGCCTGTTGGTGAAGATCGCGCTGATGAAGGCGCCGATGCTCATGAAGGCCGCGTGCCCCAGGGAGAGCTGCCCGGTAAGGCCGGTGATGACGTTGAGACCAAGGGCGAGCGGGATGGCGACGCCGATGTTCACAAGGATCTGCAATGTATAGGGGTCGATGGACCCCACCAAGCTCTGGAGAAAATCAGCCATGTTCTTAAACCTTCTTCTGGATTTTTTGGCCGAGGAGGCCGGTCGGCTTCAGGAGCAGCACCAGGACGAGGATCGCAAAGGCGATTGCATCGCGGTAGGAGGAGTAGCCGATCGCCACCCCGAAAACCTCGGTCACCCCGAGAAGCACCCCTCCCAGCATCGCGCCGGGAATGGAACCGATCCCCCCGAGGACAGCGGCAGCGAAGGCCTTCAGGCCCGCCATGAGTCCCATGTTGAAGGTAACGGCGTTGAAAAGGAGTCCCACCAGCATCCCCCCTGCGGCGGCGAGCGCGGAGCCGAGCGCGAAGGTGAAGGAGATGACGCGGTTTACGTTTATTCCCATCAGTGCGGCTGCGGTGTAGTCCTCAGAGGTCGCCCTCATCGCCTTACCGATCTTCGTCTTCTGCACGATGAACTCGAGCGTCAGCATGAGAAGAGCGGAGATGCCGATGATGGAGATCTGCAGAGTGGAGATGTCGGCGTTGCCGATGTGTATCTGGTGCAGCGGGAATGCGTTGTCGGGGAATGCCTTTGCGTCGGCGCCGAAGATCATGAGGGCCAGCGAGGAAAGGAAGATGGAGACGCCGATCGCGGAGATGAGGGCCGAGAGCCTGGAGGAGCGGCGCAGCCTGCGGTAGGCGATGAGCTCGATGACCACGCCAAGGATCATGCAGAAGGTCATGGAGAGAGCCATCGCCACGAAGATGTTCAGCTTGAAGTAGCTGACCAGCAGCATCCCCACGAAGGCACCGGCCATGAAGATCTCGCCGTGAGCAAAGTTGATGAGGGTGATGATGCCGTACACCATGGTGTAGCCGAGCGCGATGAGCGCGTAGGTGCTCCCCAGGGCTATGCCGTTTATGAGTTGCTGTAGAAACATTGTTCGACGGTCCTTGTCACGATTTTCTCGGCGTGGCCGGTTGTTCATGAGTGACGCACCACACAGCGGCTTCGATCGCGGGAAAGACGGGACGTTGCGGCGTGCGGGTGCGGGCGTATTTTGTATACACCGCTACACTAAGCCCGGGATATCTACCATGAATCGGGCTCAGGGGCAAGACAAATATTTGGTATTACCAAAATAAGGATTGGTTCATTACGCGAAGATTACGCAGGTTTACGCGCACCTAAGCGTTGACCGGTCGAGGAAGATGCCCCCCCTTCCCCACCCCGAACGTTATCGGTTGCCCCGACGGAAAAATGAGGTTAGAATTCCGTACTTTTCCTATCAAGAGGTCATCGATGCAGCATGGCAGCACAAGTAACCGTCCCCTTGCCGGCTATCTCGCACTCGCCGGCGCCGCCTCCATCTGGGGCGGGATGTATGTCGTCAGCAAGTACGCCCTCGATTTCGTCCCCCCCTTCACCCTCCTGTGGCTGCGCTACGTGGTCGGATTTGCGGTCCTCTTTGCCCTGGTCACCCGCTCCGGTCTGCGGCAGCCTCTCCTGAACGACTGCCGCACCTTCATGAGCATAGGCTTCATCGGCTACTTCGTCTCCGTCGGGCTTCAGTTCATCGGG
The DNA window shown above is from Geomonas sp. RF6 and carries:
- a CDS encoding branched-chain amino acid ABC transporter permease, yielding MADFLQSLVGSIDPYTLQILVNIGVAIPLALGLNVITGLTGQLSLGHAAFMSIGAFISAIFTNRLGLPFELNLVMSGLFTALIGVMIGFPILRLTGDYLAICTLGFAEIVKVVFLNLDITNKALGLQVLPAKTVIPMPILVWVVAILAIIFVTFLQSSRFGRALKAIREDEIAAEAMGINLPRYKVQSFAIGTFLAGIGGALYAHFLSYINPSDFGFLKSVDILSMVVLGGLGSIPGTVFGAAILTAAPEFLRFMSQYRMLVYGALLVCLMVFRPNGLLGGVNFTGLLMRALGRKAHETLPHIVERNEL
- a CDS encoding branched-chain amino acid ABC transporter permease, coding for MFLQQLINGIALGSTYALIALGYTMVYGIITLINFAHGEIFMAGAFVGMLLVSYFKLNIFVAMALSMTFCMILGVVIELIAYRRLRRSSRLSALISAIGVSIFLSSLALMIFGADAKAFPDNAFPLHQIHIGNADISTLQISIIGISALLMLTLEFIVQKTKIGKAMRATSEDYTAAALMGINVNRVISFTFALGSALAAAGGMLVGLLFNAVTFNMGLMAGLKAFAAAVLGGIGSIPGAMLGGVLLGVTEVFGVAIGYSSYRDAIAFAILVLVLLLKPTGLLGQKIQKKV